In the genome of Mustelus asterias unplaced genomic scaffold, sMusAst1.hap1.1 HAP1_SCAFFOLD_2810, whole genome shotgun sequence, the window tcccacccaggccctacccccatatccctacatatttacccgctaatccctctaacctacgcatctcaggacactaaggggcaatttttgcatggccaatcaacctaaccagcacatctttggactgtgggaggaaaccggagcacccggaggaaacccacgcagacacgaggagaatgtgcaaacaccacacagacagtgacccgagccgggaatcgaacccgggaccctggagctgtgaagcagcagtgctaacccactgtgccacagccgCCCCAAATGGAGCAATGgggcgagtggcctaattctgctcctatgtcttgtggtcttgtgggtgtaggggctggaggaggttacagagatgggtagagggtgtaggggctggaggaggatagagagatatggaggggttgtAGGGACGGGAGGAGGTTCGGGGGAAGggtgggtgtagggactggagaaggttgggggagggagggactggaGTAGGTTCAGGGGAGGGAGCGGATGTAGGAACTGGAGAAGGttcggggcagggagggggtatagggactggagaaagttacagagatagggaggggatgtaggggctggaggaggttacagagatagggagggagatgtcggggctggaggaggttcgggggagtgagggaggaggggttcCGTTCCCTCCCTAGGCAGGGGAGAGGGTTGGTTTGGATTGAGAGAGGAGGGAGTCCTGTTCCCTCCCCAGGCGGGGAGAGGGTTGGTTTGGATTGAGAGAGGAGGGGGTCCTGTTCCCTCCCCAGACAGGGGAGAGGGTTGGTTTGGATTGAGAGAGGAGGGGGTCCTGTTCCCTCCCCAGGCAGGGGAGAGGGTTGGTTTGGATTGAGAGAGGAGGGGGTTCCGTTCCCTCCCCAGGCAGGGGAGAGGGTTGGTTTGGATTGAGAGAGGAGTGGGTCCTGTTCCCTCCCCAGACAGGGGAGAGGGTTGGTTTGGATTGAGAGAGGAGGGGGTCCTGTTCCCTCCCCAGGCAGGGGAGAGGGTTGGTTTGGATTGAGAGAGGAGGGGGTCCTGTTCCCTCCCCAGGCAGGGGAGAGGGTTGGTTTGGATTGAGAGAGGAGGGGGTCCTGTTCCCTCCCCAGGCAGGGGAGAGGGTTGGTTTGGATCGAGAGAGGAGGGGTTTCCGTTCCCTCCCTAGGCAGGGGAGAGGGTTGGTTTGGATTGAGAGAGGAGGGAGTCCTGTTCCCTCCCCAGGCAGGGGAGAGGGTTGGCTTggatggagggaggagggggtctCGTTCCCTCCCCAGACAGGGGAGAGGGTTGGTTTGGATTGAGAGAGGAGGGGGTCCTGTTCCCTCCCCAGACAGGGGAGAGGGTTGGTTTGGATTGAGAGAGGAGGGGGTCCTGTTCCCTCCCCAGGCAGGGGAGAGCGTTGGTTTGGATTGAGAGAGGAGGGGGTCCTGTTCCCTCCCCAGGCAGGGGAGAGGGTTGGTTTGGATTGAGAGAGGAGGGGGTCCTGTTCCCTCCCCAGGCAGGGGAGAGGGTTGGTTTGGATTGAGAGAGGAGGGGGTCCTGTTCCCTCCCCAGGCAGGGGAGAGGGTTGGTTTGGATTGAGAGAGGAGGGAGTCCTGTTCCCTCCCCAGGCAGGGGAGAGGGTTGGCTTggatggagggaggagggggtctCGTTCCCTCCCCAGACAGGGGAGAGGGTTGGTTTGGATTGAGAGAGGAGGGGGTCCTGTTCCCTCCCCAGACAGGGGAGAGGGTTGGTTTGGATTGAGAGAGGAGGGGGTCCTGTTCCCTCCCCAGGCAGGGGAGAGGGTTGGTTTGGATTGAGAGAGGAGGGGGTCCTGTTCCCTCCCCAGACAGGGGAGAGGGTTGGTTTGGATTGAGAGAGGAGGGGGTCCTGTTCCCTCCCCAGGCAGGGGAGAGGGTTGGTTTGGATTGAGAGAGGAGGGGGTCCTGTTCCCTCCCCAGGCAGGGGAGAGGGTTGGTTTGGATTGAGAGAGGAGGGGGTCCTGTTCCCTCCCCAGGCAGGGGAGAGGGTTGGAATGGGCGAGGGTCAGCGTGGTTACCTGTATGTTCCTCTTTAATATCTGTCGCGTGAGCTGCACCTTGCCGCTGCCGGGGTCCACCCCCGCCAGGGGTACGGTCACCTCCCCGATCACGTCGTCCCGGGAGTAGCGATCGAAGCTGAGGACCAGGAAGTGCAGCACCAGCTCCTGCAGCTGGCTGTAGGGGACCCCGTAGAAGGTGAAGGTCTCATCGAAAAGGGGCTCGAGGGTCTTCCTGAGGACCCGGGTCTTGATGCGGTGCTTTCGTTCGGGGAGGATGGTCATCTTAATGTAGGGGTCGGAGGTCTGGGTGGCCTCGTCCATGACGGGCAGGCCCCGCGCCTCCTGGATCATCACCACAAGAGCCTTCTTGGGGAAGTTGTAGTCCACGGCAAAGTTCAGAGTGCCCAGCCTGGCCTCCGGCTGGGGCGAGGAAGGGGACGGGGTCTTGCTGTCGGGGGAGCTGCTGCTGTCCTTGGGCGAGGTGGTGTCAGGGCTCTGCTCGCACTCTGTGCCGAGGTGCAGGGTGTCGATACAGGGGGCGGCCCGAGGCCCCCCCTCCTGAGACTCGGGGGTCTGCAACAGCTGCCGGCCGGCGCCGGGGCTGTCCCGCTCACGGCGCACTCGCACCATCTTCTTACGGTGGCCCAAGGTCTCCGGGTAGATACTGATGCCCTTCAGCATGTGCACGAACTTGTAGGGCGGGTTCTTGGCTGCTTTCTCCGAGTGCCGGTGGCAGCAGACCCAGACAAACACCGTCAGCGAGGCGGACACCACCAGAACGGTGGCCCCGATGAACCCAGCCACGATGGGGGAGACATCTGTGAGACACAAGGACGCAGGGCGTTAAAAGACGTCCACACAAATCCACCCTCAACCTTTCACTCAGTGCTGCCCTCACTGTGGCTCCCAGGGTCCAAAAATACTCTGAATATCACACTCCGGTCCCTtcaaatctgtaactcactcccgggtatctgttattctatatataaaccatcctgaacccctcgattagattccagtctgtaactcactcccgggtatctgttattctatatataaaccatcctgaacccctcgattagattccagtctgtaactcactcccgggtatctgttattctatatataaaccaccctgaacccctcgattagattccagtctgtaactcactcccgggtatctgttattctatatataaaccatcctgaacccctcgattagattccagtctgtaactcactcccgggtatctgttattctatatatataccatcctgaacccctcgattagattccagtctgtaactcactcccgggtatctgttattctatatataaaccaccccgaacccctcgattagattccagtctgtaactcactcccgggtatctgttattctacatataaaccactctgaacccctcgattagattccagtctgtaactcactcccgggtatctgttattctatatataaaccactctgaacctctcgattagattccagtctgtaactcagtcccgggtatctgttattctatatataaaccaccccgaacccctcgattagattccagtctgtaactcactcccgggtatctgttattctatatataaaccatcctgaacccctcaattagattccagtcagtaactcactcccgggtatctgttattctatatataaaccaccccgaaaccctcggttagactccagtctgtaactcactcccgggtatctgttactctataaataaaccaccccgaacccctcaattagattccggtctgtgactcactcctgggtatctgtgattctatatataaaccaccccgaaaccctcggttagactccagtctgtaactcactcccgggtatctgttactctatatataaaccaccccgaacccctcaattagattccggtctgtaactcactcccaggtatctgttattctacatgtaaaccaccctgaacccctggattagattccagtctgtaacacactccggggtatctgttattctatatagaaaccacccgaacccctcgattagattccagtctgtaactcactcccaggtatctgttattctagatataaaccaccccaaacccctcgattagattccagtctgtaactcactcccgggtatctgtgattctatagataaaccaccccgaaccccgtgattagattccagtctgtaagtcactcccggtatctgttactctatatataaaccaccctgaacccctcaattagattccggtctgtgactcacgcccgggtatctgcttttctatatataaaccaccccgaacccctcaattagattcctgtctgtaactcactcccgggtatctgttaatctatataaaaaccaccccgaacccctcaattagattccggtctgtgactcactcctgggtatctgtgattctatatagaaaccatcccaaaccccttgattagattccagtctgtaactcactcccgggtatctgtgattcaATATCCaaaccaccccgatcccctcgattagataccagtctgcaactcactcccgggtacctgttattctatatataaaccactctgaacccctcgattagattccagtctgtaactcactcccaggtatctgttattctatatataaaccaccctgaacccctcgattagattccagtctgtaactcactcccgggtactgttattctatatataaaccaccccgaacccctcgattagattccagtctgtaactcactcccaggtatctgttattctatatataaaccaccctgaacccctcgattagattccagtctgtaactcactcctgggtatctgttaatctatatataaaccaccccgaaccctcgattagattccactctgtaactcactcccaggtatctgttattctatatataaaacactccgaacccctcgattagattccagtctgtaactcactcccaggtatctgttattctatatataaaccaccctgaacccctcgattagattccagtctgtaactcactcctgggtatctgttaatctatatataaaccaccccgaaccctcgattagattccactctgtaactcactcccaggtatctgttattctatatataaaacactccgaacccctcgattagattccagtctgtaactcactcccgggtatctgttattctatatagaaaccaccccgaacccctcaattagattccggtctgtgaCTCACGCTCGGGTATCTGcctttctatatataaaccaccccgaacccctcaattagattcctgtctgtaactcactcccgggtatctgttaatctatatataaaccaccccaaacccctcaattagattccggtctgtaactcactcccaggtatctgttattctatatagaaaccaccccgaacccctcaattagattccggtctgtaactcactcccgggtatctgttattctatatagaaaccaccccgaacccctcaattagattccggtctgtaactcactcccgggtatctgttattctatatagaaactaccccgaacccctcgattagattccagtctgtaactcactcccgggtatctgttattctatatagaaaccaccccgaacccctcaattagattccggtctgtgaCTCACGCTCGGGTATCTGcctttctatatataaaccaccccgaacccctcaattagattcctgtctgtaactcactcccgggtatctgttaatctatatataaaccaccccaaacccctcaattagattccggtctgtaactcactcccgggtatctgttattctatatataaaccaccccaaacccctcaattagattccggtctgtaactcactcccaggtatctgttattctacatgtaaaccaccctgaacccctggattagattccagtctgtaacacactcctgggtatctgttaatctatatataaaccaccccgaaccctcgattagattccactctgtaactcactcccaggtatctgttattctatatataaaccactccgaacccctcgattagattccagtctgtacatcactcccgggtatctgtgattctatatataaaccaccccgaacccctcgattagattccagtctgtaactcactcccgggtatctgttattctatatataaaccatcctgaacccctcgatcagattccactctgcaactcactcccaggtatctgttattctatatataaaccatcctgaacccctcgattagattccagtctgtaactcactcccgggtatctgttattctatatagaaaccaccccgaatccctcgattagattccagtctgtaactcactcccgggtatctgttattctatatataaaccaccccgaacccctcgatcagattccactctgtaactcactcccgggtatctgttattctatatataaaccaccccgaacccctcgattagattccagtctgtaactcactcccaggtatctgttattctatatataaaccaccccgaacccctcgattagattccagtctgtaactcactcccgggtatctgttattctatatataaaccaccccgaacccctcgatcagattccactctgtaactcactcccgggtatctgttattctatatataaaccaccccgaacccctcgattagattccagtctgtaactcactcccgggtatctgttattctatatataaaccaccccgaacccctcgattagattccagtctgtaactcactcccggttatctgttaatctatatataaaccaccccgaacccctcgatcagattccactctaactcactcccggttatctgttaatctatatataaaccaccccgtaccctcgatcagattccactCTAACTCACTCCCATCCCCCCAACCTGACCTTTCAAACACTTGTTGTCATGTCGAACACCGGAACTGCCATTCTTCCCACTCCCTGCTCTCCCATTGGCACTCGGAGTGGGGATTACGCTTCCCGGTCTCCCGTCACTTCCTCCTTGGCTCAGACAGGCCATCTTGCCAGGGtggtggtttggggggtggggggaggggggatctccGAGGACTGAgtcaccataagaacataagaactaggagcaggaggaggccgtctggcccctcgagcctgctccgccattcaataagatcatggctgatcttttcgtggactcagttccacttacccgcccgctcaccgcactaccagaaggacgtggaagctttggagagagtgcagagaaggttcaccaggatgttgcctggtctcgagggtgtcggctatgaggagaagttggataaactcggattgttttcgctggaaagacggaggctgaggggagacctggtctccAAAATGatcagaggcacagacagggtggatagtcagaggctttttcccccagggtagaagtgtcaattacacgggggggggggggggggcccaggttcaaggtgagaaggggaaagtttaagggagatgtgcggggggaagtttttcacacagagagtggtgggtgcctggaacgcgttgccagaggaggtggtggaagcagacatattagcaacatttaagaggcatctggatgggttcatgaatagggagggaatagggaCTGAGTAATTGTAATCTGCAAttctacagggcattggtgaggccacacctggagtattgtgtgcagttttggtctccttatttgaggaaggatgtccttgatatagagggagcgcagcgaaggtttaccaggctgattcctgggatggcaggtctgtcatatgaggagagactaagttgactaggatcatattcactggagtttagaagagtgagaggggatctcatagaaacttataaaattctaacagggttagacagggtagattcagaaagaatgttcccgatggtggggggagtccagaacgaggggtcatagtttgaggataaggggtaaaccttttaggactgaggtgaggagaaatttcttcacccagagggtggtgaatgtgtggaattcactcccacagcaagtagttgaggccaaaacgttgtgtgatttcaagaaggaattagatatcgctcttggggataTGGGtgggggaaaaggtgggggatcaggatattaaatttgatgatcagccaggatcgtaatgaatggggcaacaggctcgaagggccgaatggcctcctcctgcttctagtcgcTGTGTTTCTTTGCGTAAGGGcggaagggttttttttttagtttagttagggcatcatgatcagcacaggcttggagggccgaagggcctggtcctgtgctgtacttctctttgttcttgaGATGGATTCGGGGGTTGGGTGAGTcacagggggctggaggagatgtcTGGGTCGTGGGGGAATcgcggggggctggaggagatgtctggagggagggggaatcgcggggggctggaggagatgtctgggggggagggggaatcgcggggggctgggggagatgtctggggggagggggaatcgcggggggctggaggagatgtctggggggaaggggaatcgcggggggctggaggagatgtctggggggggtggggggaatcgcggggggctggaggagatgtctggggggggtgggggaatcgcggggggctggaggagatgtctggggggggtggggggaatcgcggggggctggaggagatgtctggggggggtggggggaatcgcggggggctggaggagatgtctggggggggtggggggaatcgcggggggctggaggagatgtctggggggggtggggggaatcgcggggggctggaggagatgtctgggggggtggggggaatcgcggggggctggaggagatgtctgggggggaggggggaatcgcggggggctggaggagatgtctggggggggtggggggaatcgcggggggctggaggagatgtctggggggggtggggggaatcgcggggggctggaggagatgtctggggggggtggggggaatcgcggggggctggaggagatgtctggggggggtggggggaatcgcggggggctggaggagatgtctggggggggtggggggaatcgcggggggctggaggagatgtctgggggggtggggggaatcgcggggggctggaggagatgtctgggggggggtggggggaatcgcggggggctggaggagatgtctggggggggtggggggaatcgcggggggctggaggagatgtctggggggtgtggggggaatcgcggggggctggaggagatgtctggggggggtggggggaatcgcggggggctggaggagacgtctggggggggggtggggggaatcgcggggggctggaggagatgtctgggggggggtggggggaatcgcggggggctggaggagatgtctggggggggggtggggggaatcgcggggggctggaggagacgtctggggggggggtggggggaatcgcggggggctggaggagatgtctgggggggggtggggggaatcgcggggggctggaggagatgtctggggggggggtggggggaatcgcggggggctggaggagatgtctggggggaagggggttgccATACAGAGAGCTGGCACCGATATTCGAACGAGCGATGTGGTTTGTTGGAGTAGCATCAGTCCTGACAGctgttgtgggggatgggggggtgggggattcgaAGCCCTGCACTAGTCACTGCGATTTGGAAGAGGCTGTCGTGCGTACAGCCCTCCCGCTAATCTGTCAGGGTCAATCTTGTCAACGCGGTCACAGAAAGTGGAGCCGAGGGCACATTCACTGCAGTGAGgataactgactctcactgaaagGGAATCTGAGGTCATTCTATCTCCCTTGTGTCTCGGGGGTGTTCGCTACACCAGGACAGGACAGATTCCTGCCTCTGTGatagagccatgatgtggagatgccggcgttggactggggtaaacacagtaagaagtttaacaacaccaggttaactccactctcattgttttgtttcttaaagactggattagttgtaagtattcgcattccaaccattattcatgtaaattgagtctgtgtctttataaactctgtttgtgaacagaattcccactcacctgaagaaggggcttagagccccgaaagcttgtgtggcttttgctaccaaataaacctgttggactttaacctggtgttgttaaacttcttactctgtgatAGAGCCACAGAGATACACAGcaaggagacaggcccttcagcccatctcctCCATGTCAACCAGGTTTCCTCATCTCAACTGGTCCCgtctccctctaaacctttcccgtccatggacctgtccaaatgtcttttaaatgttgtcattgcTCCCGTCTGTACCCCCAGCCCCCGcaccctctggcagctcattccacacacgcacccccctctgggtaaaaacgttacCCCTCGggtccccctttcccctctcacctgaacccTCTGCccactagttttggactcccccctaCCCTGGGGGCAAAGACCCCGGCGATTCACCTGATCTACTCCCCCtcatttcataaacctctataaggtcaccccccctAATCCAACAgtccagcattccctcagcactgaccctcccacagtgcggcattccctcagcactgaccctcccacagtgcggcgctccctcagccctgaccctcccacagtgcggcgctccctcagccctgaccctcccacagtgcggcgctccctcagcaccgaccctcccacagtgcggcgctccctccgcaccgaccctcccacagtgcggcgctccctcagcactgaccctcccacagtgcggcgctccctcagcactgaccctcccacagtgcggcgctccctcagcactgaccctcccacagtgcagcgctccctcagccctgaccctcccacagtgcggcgctccctcagcaccgaccctcccacagtgcggcgctccctcagcaccgaccctcccacagtgcggcgctccctcaacactgaccctcccacagtgcggcgctccctcagcactgaccctcccacagtgcggcgctccctcagcactgaccctcccacagtgcggcgctccctcagcaccgaccctcccacagtgcggcgctccctcagcactgaccctcccacagtgcggcgctccctcagcactgaccctcccacagtgcggcgctccctcagcactgaccctcccacagtgcggcgctccctcagcactgaccctcccacagtgcggcgctccctcagcactgaccctcccacagtgcggcgctccctcagcaccgaccctcccacagtgcggcgctccctccgcaccgaccctcccacagtgcggcgctccctcaacactgaccctcccacagtgcggcgctccctcagcaccgaccctcccacagtgcggcgctccctcagcaccgaccctcccacagtgcggcgctccctcagcactgacccgcccacagtgcggcgctccctcagcactgaccctcccacagtgcggtgctccctcagcaccgaccctcccacagtgcggcgctccctccgcaccgaccctcccacagtgcggcgctccctcagcactgaccctcccacagtgcggcgctccctccgcaccgaccctcccacagtgcggcgctccctcaacaccgaccctcccacagtgcggcgctccctccgcaccgaccctcccacagtgcggcgctccctcagcactgaccctcccacagtgcggcgctccctcagcactgaccctcccacagtgcggcgctccctgagcaccgaccctcccacagtgcggcgctccctcagcactgaccctcccacagtgcggcgctccctcagcaccgaccctcccacagtgcggcgctccctcagcactgtaattGCAGGTAGAATCAGAATGGTCATTATGTCCAAGGGGGAGCGAGGTGGAGTATCTGTGGGATGAAGAGATCGCTATCTTAACGCCCATGTGATGATTAGCCAAACACAAGCCAGCAGGGAGAGGTCTATGTGGCTCAGTTGGGTGTACCCCTTCCCCAGGGTCACCACTTGGGGAGTCACACAAAACACTGTCAAAATTACAATGTGTACACATTTAGGGtatgcgatg includes:
- the LOC144490046 gene encoding synaptotagmin-11-like produces the protein MACLSQGGSDGRPGSVIPTPSANGRAGSGKNGSSGVRHDNKCLKDVSPIVAGFIGATVLVVSASLTVFVWVCCHRHSEKAAKNPPYKFVHMLKGISIYPETLGHRKKMVRVRRERDSPGAGRQLLQTPESQEGGPRAAPCIDTLHLGTECEQSPDTTSPKDSSSSPDSKTPSPSSPQPEARLGTLNFAVDYNFPKKALVVMIQEARGLPVMDEATQTSDPYIKMTILPERKHRIKTRVLRKTLEPLFDETFTFYGVPYSQLQELVLHFLVLSFDRYSRDDVIGEVTVPLAGVDPGSGKVQLTRQILKRNIQKCVSRGELLVSLCYQPGTRRLTVVVLKAKQLPNMDITGLS